A portion of the Algisphaera agarilytica genome contains these proteins:
- the dapF gene encoding diaminopimelate epimerase, whose product MRFTKMHGLGNDYVYVDGFSNTIDDPAALAVKIADRHFGVGGDGLILAMPAEDGVEADARMRMFNADGSESEMCGNGIRCVCKLVHDHGLGPNPTANPMRIQTGNGVLSLEYTLDGEGQVETVAVDMGAPILDLPAIPVDESKLDARLDNAVFVSMGNPHVVIYIDDDSDLVQPDLGAELERHPAFPNRINVHFVRVKSPEEVEVYHWERGSGATLACGTGACAVCVAGVLSGRTGRTLTAHLPGGPLKLHWEGDEGSKDGQVIMTGPAVEVFTGEWPDNG is encoded by the coding sequence ATGCGATTCACCAAGATGCACGGCCTCGGCAACGACTACGTCTACGTCGATGGCTTCTCCAACACGATCGATGACCCCGCGGCCCTTGCCGTGAAGATCGCCGACCGCCACTTCGGTGTCGGCGGCGACGGGCTCATCCTGGCGATGCCCGCCGAGGACGGCGTCGAGGCGGACGCCCGGATGCGCATGTTCAACGCCGACGGCAGCGAATCCGAGATGTGCGGCAACGGCATCCGCTGCGTCTGCAAGCTCGTCCACGACCACGGCCTGGGCCCCAACCCCACCGCCAACCCGATGCGTATCCAGACCGGCAACGGCGTGCTCTCGCTGGAGTACACGCTGGACGGCGAAGGCCAGGTCGAAACGGTGGCCGTGGACATGGGTGCCCCCATCCTGGACTTGCCCGCTATCCCCGTCGATGAATCCAAGCTCGATGCCCGTCTCGATAACGCGGTCTTCGTCAGTATGGGTAATCCCCACGTGGTGATCTATATCGATGACGACTCGGACCTCGTGCAGCCCGATCTCGGGGCCGAGCTCGAACGCCATCCCGCGTTCCCGAATCGCATCAACGTCCACTTTGTGCGGGTGAAGAGCCCGGAAGAGGTCGAGGTGTACCACTGGGAGCGTGGCAGCGGCGCGACGCTGGCCTGCGGCACCGGGGCGTGTGCGGTTTGCGTGGCGGGGGTGTTATCGGGCCGGACTGGGCGGACCCTAACCGCCCACCTGCCCGGCGGCCCGCTCAAGTTACACTGGGAAGGTGACGAAGGCTCCAAGGACGGCCAGGTCATCATGACCGGCCCGGCCGTCGAGGTGTTTACCGGCGAGTGGCCGGACAACGGATAA
- a CDS encoding alpha/beta hydrolase: protein MPQPDQETATEEWELVGSDRQPIYGCTHSLTQSAQPIGQVVICHGFKGYMDYGFMPRLADTLAQQNIVAHRFNFSHSGMTRDYETFATPELFERDTWNRQVFDLSQVIDQICGKQQLPTVLIGHSRGGITALLTASRLPEALIAGVITAASPADAGRLEPEARDLLLREGRIASPSGRTGQLLYVGRNWLTEIEADPEEHDPLLASAKLGARATHLHGEDDATVSIDDLNRYAAANPAASTHTISSANHVFNAPNPLPAEDQLPPQTADLFKVIRETLGSTFGVA from the coding sequence GTGCCGCAGCCCGATCAAGAAACCGCGACCGAAGAATGGGAACTGGTGGGCTCCGACCGCCAGCCGATCTATGGCTGCACCCATTCGCTAACCCAATCGGCCCAACCGATTGGCCAGGTCGTGATCTGCCACGGCTTCAAGGGCTACATGGACTACGGCTTCATGCCACGCCTGGCGGACACCCTCGCCCAGCAAAACATCGTCGCCCACCGCTTCAACTTCAGCCACTCGGGCATGACCCGCGACTACGAAACCTTCGCGACACCCGAGCTGTTCGAGCGCGATACCTGGAATCGCCAGGTTTTCGACCTGAGCCAGGTGATCGATCAAATCTGCGGCAAACAGCAGCTCCCGACCGTGCTCATCGGGCACAGCCGCGGGGGGATCACCGCCCTGCTCACCGCTTCTCGCCTCCCCGAAGCCCTGATCGCGGGGGTCATCACCGCCGCCTCGCCTGCGGATGCGGGTCGGCTTGAGCCCGAAGCGCGTGACCTACTCCTGCGTGAAGGACGCATCGCTTCTCCCTCCGGGCGTACCGGGCAGCTGCTCTACGTCGGCCGAAACTGGCTGACCGAGATCGAGGCCGACCCCGAAGAACACGATCCGCTGCTGGCCTCGGCCAAACTCGGCGCTCGGGCCACGCACCTCCACGGCGAGGACGACGCCACCGTCTCAATAGACGACCTGAACCGCTACGCCGCGGCCAACCCCGCCGCGAGCACGCACACGATCTCCTCGGCCAACCACGTCTTCAACGCGCCGAACCCCCTGCCCGCAGAGGACCAGCTGCCTCCCCAAACCGCAGACCTATTCAAGGTGATCCGAGAAACCCTCGGCTCGACTTTCGGCGTGGCCTGA
- the accB gene encoding acetyl-CoA carboxylase biotin carboxyl carrier protein: protein MNDLKTIRQLIKMMVDNDISEIDLEGEGEKIKLKRGGVGGVGGPNNVQYVSAPAPTASAPAAPAPSAAAGDAGDAAAADAEDDSLITIDSPMVGSFYTASNPDADAFVNTGDSVSENTVVCIIEAMKVFNEIKAEVTGTIVEVLVKNGDAVEFGQPLFKIKP from the coding sequence ATGAATGACCTCAAAACGATCCGCCAGCTCATCAAGATGATGGTCGACAACGACATCTCCGAGATCGATCTGGAGGGCGAAGGCGAAAAAATCAAACTCAAGCGTGGTGGTGTCGGCGGCGTGGGCGGGCCCAACAACGTCCAATACGTCAGTGCCCCGGCCCCGACCGCTTCGGCTCCTGCCGCCCCGGCTCCCTCAGCCGCAGCGGGCGACGCCGGTGACGCCGCCGCCGCGGATGCCGAAGACGACAGCCTGATCACCATCGATAGCCCGATGGTCGGCTCGTTCTACACCGCCTCGAACCCCGACGCCGACGCCTTCGTGAACACCGGCGACAGCGTGAGCGAAAATACCGTGGTCTGCATCATCGAGGCGATGAAGGTCTTCAACGAGATCAAGGCCGAGGTTACCGGCACGATCGTCGAGGTGCTGGTCAAGAACGGCGACGCGGTCGAGTTCGGCCAGCCGCTGTTCAAGATTAAGCCGTGA
- a CDS encoding LarC family nickel insertion protein codes for MAKHLHIDPFSGIAGDMFLGALVDLGLDLNAVRAALGDLPVQRPYRITTDRVERHGIGAVDLKVVLEDEDHHHHADHDHSHSHDHHHHHHTGYREIMAMVEQLDTSPRGRQRAGEVVTVLAEAEARVHGKTLDDIHFHEVGAVDSIVDMLGSVVALELMEIDTLSCGVLPISSGFVKCAHGLMPVPAPATAYLLQDLPTLGVDRRGELITPTGAALVKALCDRVGPPPAMTMLGVGYGAGDRTDPKVPNLLRLFLGQSLDTGDLGPLTPEDAASNTHASPRG; via the coding sequence ATGGCCAAACACCTGCATATCGATCCGTTCAGCGGTATTGCTGGCGACATGTTTCTGGGCGCTCTCGTCGACCTCGGTCTTGACCTGAACGCGGTCCGTGCCGCGTTGGGGGACCTGCCCGTCCAGCGTCCCTACCGCATCACCACCGACCGCGTGGAACGCCACGGCATCGGAGCGGTGGACCTCAAGGTCGTCCTCGAAGACGAGGATCACCACCACCACGCCGACCACGACCATTCGCATAGCCACGACCATCACCACCACCATCACACCGGCTACCGGGAGATCATGGCGATGGTAGAACAGCTCGACACCTCTCCGCGCGGTCGACAACGGGCGGGCGAGGTCGTGACGGTCTTGGCCGAGGCCGAGGCTCGGGTGCACGGCAAGACGCTCGATGACATCCATTTCCACGAGGTCGGCGCGGTCGACTCGATCGTGGACATGCTCGGCTCGGTGGTGGCCCTGGAACTCATGGAGATCGACACGCTCTCCTGCGGCGTGCTGCCGATCAGTAGCGGATTCGTGAAATGCGCCCATGGCCTGATGCCCGTGCCCGCCCCCGCCACCGCCTACCTGCTCCAGGACCTGCCCACCCTCGGCGTGGATCGGCGTGGCGAGCTCATCACGCCCACCGGCGCCGCCTTGGTCAAGGCGTTGTGCGATCGCGTCGGGCCGCCGCCGGCCATGACCATGCTCGGCGTCGGCTACGGCGCGGGCGACCGGACCGACCCCAAGGTGCCCAATCTCCTGCGGTTGTTCTTGGGTCAATCGCTAGACACCGGAGACCTCGGCCCGCTGACTCCCGAGGATGCTGCTTCAAACACCCACGCTTCGCCCCGGGGTTAA
- the accC gene encoding acetyl-CoA carboxylase biotin carboxylase subunit encodes MFSRILIANRGEIAVRIIRAAHELGVEAVAVYSEADAESKHVKMADHAVCIGPPAPNESYLNIPRIIAAAEVTNVDAIHPGYGFLAENAHFAEVCRSCNIEFIGPSVEAMQTLGDKVACKQLAIKNKVPTSPGSKGAVETEAEALKLAKEIGYPVMIKASAGGGGRGMRVAHNDGSLRSGMKAAKAEAENAFGDGTVYLEKFIENARHVEVQVIGDQQGNVCHLYERDCTMQRRKQKLIEEAPCPVLTRGEAESLCKSAARLAKAAGYHTAGTVEFLMDSKKNFYLMEVNTRVQVEHPVTEMITGVDIVKTTIEVAAGKPLSFKQKDIKVNGHAIEVRINAEDPEKGFIPSAGLVQEFDQPGGLGVRMDTHCHAGYRIPPNYDSMIGKLIVHRKTRDAAMDALLGSLNEFHIAPTKTTIPLHIRLLKNGNFRKSDVDINFVERLLGL; translated from the coding sequence ATGTTCTCACGCATCCTCATCGCAAACCGTGGCGAGATCGCCGTCCGCATCATCCGCGCCGCTCACGAGCTGGGCGTCGAAGCGGTGGCGGTTTACTCCGAAGCCGACGCCGAGTCGAAGCACGTGAAGATGGCCGACCACGCCGTGTGTATCGGCCCGCCCGCGCCCAACGAGTCGTACCTCAACATCCCTCGCATCATCGCCGCCGCGGAAGTCACCAACGTCGACGCGATCCACCCGGGCTACGGCTTCCTCGCCGAGAACGCCCACTTCGCCGAGGTCTGCCGGTCCTGCAACATCGAGTTCATCGGCCCCTCGGTCGAAGCCATGCAGACCCTCGGGGACAAGGTCGCCTGCAAGCAGCTCGCCATCAAGAACAAAGTCCCCACTTCGCCCGGCTCCAAGGGCGCGGTGGAAACCGAGGCCGAGGCGCTCAAGCTCGCCAAAGAGATCGGCTACCCCGTGATGATCAAGGCGTCGGCCGGCGGCGGCGGACGCGGGATGCGGGTCGCCCACAACGACGGCTCGCTCCGCAGCGGCATGAAGGCCGCCAAGGCCGAGGCGGAAAACGCCTTCGGTGACGGCACGGTCTACCTCGAAAAATTCATCGAGAACGCCCGCCACGTCGAGGTCCAGGTCATCGGCGACCAGCAGGGCAACGTCTGCCACCTCTATGAACGCGACTGCACCATGCAGCGCCGCAAGCAGAAGTTGATCGAAGAAGCGCCTTGTCCGGTGCTCACCCGCGGCGAAGCCGAATCGCTCTGCAAATCGGCCGCCCGCCTGGCCAAGGCCGCGGGCTACCACACCGCCGGCACGGTCGAGTTCCTCATGGACTCGAAGAAAAACTTCTACCTGATGGAAGTCAACACCCGCGTCCAGGTCGAGCACCCCGTGACCGAGATGATCACCGGCGTCGACATCGTCAAGACCACCATCGAGGTCGCTGCGGGCAAGCCCCTGTCCTTCAAGCAGAAGGACATCAAGGTCAACGGCCACGCCATCGAGGTCCGCATCAACGCCGAGGACCCGGAAAAGGGCTTCATCCCCTCGGCCGGCCTCGTGCAGGAGTTCGATCAGCCCGGCGGCCTAGGCGTTCGCATGGATACGCACTGCCACGCCGGCTATCGCATCCCCCCGAACTACGACTCGATGATCGGCAAGCTCATCGTCCACCGCAAGACCCGCGACGCCGCGATGGATGCGCTGCTGGGCTCGCTCAACGAGTTCCACATCGCCCCAACCAAAACCACGATCCCGCTGCATATCCGCCTGCTGAAGAACGGTAACTTCCGCAAGAGCGACGTGGACATCAACTTTGTTGAGCGCCTGCTGGGGCTGTGA
- a CDS encoding helix-turn-helix domain-containing protein, whose translation MALALPESWYWSCPASEPPHPLGRVSQAATVRQDGAREMPWPSWRRLGSYAVVVVVNGEGTYLDENGYEADLGPGSLIKLTPELGHRYSPGTDGWVQTYVVFEGPLFELWQQHGIFHTDPPVTTIESPQDWPAQFYQAVHGADDPSRSTKEGLLRLGRWQAVLSRLIANAQLSPAPPDAQAPRWLSQAKQRLAEHLNKPVDWDSLANELGVSYTTFRRAFTPTFGVSPGRYRSGQVIDQARQWMRDTTMNDKQIAVRLGFTDAQHFSRRFKQLVGRTPSQFRASLH comes from the coding sequence ATGGCCTTAGCGCTCCCCGAATCCTGGTACTGGTCGTGCCCCGCCAGCGAGCCACCCCACCCCTTGGGGCGGGTAAGTCAGGCGGCGACCGTCAGGCAAGACGGAGCCCGCGAGATGCCCTGGCCGAGCTGGCGTCGACTGGGGAGTTACGCAGTCGTCGTGGTCGTGAACGGCGAGGGCACCTACCTCGACGAGAACGGATACGAGGCAGACCTTGGCCCCGGCAGCCTCATCAAGCTGACTCCCGAACTGGGCCACCGTTACAGCCCGGGCACCGACGGGTGGGTACAAACCTACGTTGTGTTCGAAGGACCACTCTTCGAACTCTGGCAGCAGCACGGCATCTTCCACACCGACCCGCCGGTCACGACTATCGAATCACCACAAGACTGGCCCGCGCAGTTCTATCAAGCTGTCCATGGTGCAGATGATCCATCTCGCTCCACCAAGGAAGGGTTGCTCCGTCTGGGCCGTTGGCAGGCCGTGCTCAGCCGGTTGATCGCGAACGCTCAGCTTTCACCAGCCCCACCCGACGCCCAAGCTCCACGCTGGTTGAGTCAAGCGAAGCAACGACTCGCTGAGCATCTCAACAAACCCGTTGACTGGGACTCGCTAGCCAACGAACTCGGCGTGTCCTACACCACCTTCCGGCGTGCGTTTACCCCAACCTTTGGTGTATCACCGGGGCGCTATCGTTCGGGGCAAGTGATCGATCAGGCTCGGCAGTGGATGCGCGACACCACGATGAACGACAAACAAATCGCCGTCCGCCTGGGCTTCACCGACGCACAACACTTTTCAAGACGCTTCAAGCAACTGGTCGGCCGCACACCGAGCCAATTCCGCGCCAGCCTGCATTAA
- a CDS encoding phytanoyl-CoA dioxygenase family protein has product MNGVAMRTRFCLDEFELDSPELGRLQDSSPIVGDPEALRERLRVQGYLYMKGFFDREAVLGAREVILKHMAEHEGLEPGSRPLDGVMGRYGKSVGMLGRRAITHHPAVKAVLEAPGLFDFYRGLFEESASTFDFKWLRAIGVEEATGCHMDHVYMGRASQRVMTCWVSFGDIPVEQGTLVVCEGSHRGERFAKLRDTYGRMDVDRDGIEGWFTMHPREVTGAFGGRWLTDDVEAGDFITFGMHLMHASTTNTTDRWRISCDVRFQPSADSMDERWLGEEPPGHSVKQHTSMKQARAAWGV; this is encoded by the coding sequence ATGAATGGAGTTGCCATGAGGACCCGGTTTTGCCTTGATGAATTCGAACTCGACAGCCCCGAACTCGGTCGGCTGCAGGACAGTTCTCCGATCGTGGGCGATCCGGAGGCTTTGCGTGAGCGCCTTCGAGTACAGGGCTATTTGTACATGAAGGGCTTTTTCGATCGTGAGGCAGTGCTCGGGGCTCGTGAGGTGATCCTTAAGCATATGGCGGAGCACGAAGGGCTCGAGCCCGGTTCCCGTCCGCTGGACGGGGTGATGGGTCGGTACGGCAAGAGCGTCGGGATGTTGGGCAGACGCGCGATCACCCACCACCCTGCGGTGAAAGCGGTGCTCGAAGCCCCGGGCCTGTTTGATTTCTACCGCGGGCTGTTCGAGGAATCCGCCTCGACATTCGACTTCAAATGGCTCCGGGCGATCGGGGTGGAAGAAGCCACGGGCTGCCACATGGATCACGTCTATATGGGGCGGGCATCGCAGCGGGTGATGACGTGCTGGGTGTCGTTCGGGGACATCCCGGTCGAGCAGGGAACTCTGGTGGTCTGCGAGGGGTCCCATCGTGGTGAACGTTTCGCGAAGCTGCGCGACACCTACGGCAGGATGGACGTCGATCGCGACGGCATCGAGGGCTGGTTCACGATGCATCCGCGTGAAGTGACCGGGGCTTTCGGCGGGCGATGGCTGACCGACGATGTCGAGGCGGGCGACTTCATCACCTTCGGCATGCATCTGATGCACGCCTCGACCACCAACACGACCGACCGCTGGCGTATCTCGTGTGATGTGCGTTTTCAGCCCTCGGCCGATTCGATGGATGAGCGATGGCTCGGCGAAGAGCCTCCCGGCCACTCGGTAAAGCAGCACACCTCCATGAAGCAAGCTCGGGCGGCGTGGGGGGTGTGA
- the hisI gene encoding phosphoribosyl-AMP cyclohydrolase, producing MSDPARETGTLLDVKYDANGLVPAIVQDHESGEILMMGWMNEGALKQTLETKLASFYSRSRQKFWIKGESSGNTQEVVEARIDCDQDTIILKVKSNGPCCHVGYNSCFYRKITGPESLETVDEKAYDPSEVYK from the coding sequence ATGTCCGATCCCGCCCGCGAAACCGGTACCCTCCTCGATGTGAAATACGACGCCAACGGCCTCGTCCCCGCGATCGTGCAGGACCACGAGTCCGGCGAAATCCTCATGATGGGCTGGATGAACGAAGGCGCCCTGAAGCAAACGCTCGAGACCAAGCTCGCCAGTTTCTACTCCCGGTCACGCCAAAAATTCTGGATCAAGGGCGAGAGCTCAGGTAACACCCAGGAAGTCGTCGAGGCCCGGATCGACTGTGACCAGGACACGATCATCCTCAAGGTCAAATCCAACGGCCCATGCTGCCACGTCGGCTACAACAGCTGCTTCTACCGCAAGATCACCGGCCCCGAAAGCCTCGAAACCGTGGATGAAAAAGCGTACGACCCCAGCGAGGTCTACAAGTAA
- a CDS encoding M24 family metallopeptidase produces the protein MSKSKPTETLDSRLRKLRGRLRDAGHDALLVTNPVDTRYLTGFVGDDSWTLVPAKRGQPIVLSDNRFEEQIKQEAPHVKAVMRKQSLADELAKLADRRNLQRIAVQCGHLTLAQYDAIGKKVGKRRLQAFEDGLLEQRAVKTDDEVRLIRKAGKIQQEAFIELLDFIEPGQRESEVAAFLEYRMRALGADGVSFPSIVAADANAALPHAIPGNRKLKKGGIVLIDWGAKYKGYCSDMTRVIGLGGMKPKMREIYQVCLESQLAGIDAIRPGVKLTDVDAAARKVIDDAGYGDFFGHGLGHGIGLDIHEAPRLSPLAGPGVLEPGHVVTVEPGIYLPGVGGVRIEDDVLVTARGKQVLTDLPKSLESAII, from the coding sequence ATGTCTAAATCCAAACCAACAGAAACGCTTGATTCTCGGCTGCGTAAGCTCCGCGGTCGGTTACGCGATGCCGGGCACGACGCTTTGCTCGTCACCAACCCTGTCGATACCCGCTACCTCACCGGCTTTGTCGGCGACGATTCGTGGACGCTTGTCCCGGCCAAGCGTGGGCAGCCGATCGTGCTCAGCGATAATCGGTTCGAGGAGCAGATCAAGCAGGAGGCGCCGCACGTCAAGGCGGTGATGCGAAAGCAGAGTTTGGCCGACGAACTCGCCAAGCTCGCGGATCGGCGGAACCTGCAGCGTATTGCCGTGCAGTGCGGGCACCTCACCCTGGCCCAATACGACGCGATTGGGAAGAAGGTCGGTAAGCGACGGCTTCAGGCTTTCGAGGATGGCTTGCTCGAGCAGCGGGCGGTCAAGACCGATGACGAGGTCCGCCTGATCCGCAAGGCGGGGAAGATCCAGCAGGAGGCGTTTATCGAGCTGCTGGATTTCATCGAGCCAGGCCAACGTGAGTCGGAGGTGGCGGCGTTTCTCGAGTACCGGATGCGGGCGCTCGGGGCCGACGGGGTGAGCTTCCCGTCGATCGTGGCGGCGGACGCCAACGCGGCGCTGCCCCACGCGATCCCGGGCAACCGCAAGCTCAAGAAGGGGGGCATCGTGCTCATCGACTGGGGCGCGAAATACAAGGGCTACTGCTCGGACATGACCCGCGTGATCGGGCTGGGCGGGATGAAGCCGAAAATGCGGGAGATCTATCAGGTTTGTTTGGAGTCTCAGTTGGCGGGGATCGACGCGATCAGGCCGGGCGTGAAGTTGACCGACGTCGATGCGGCGGCCCGCAAGGTGATCGACGACGCGGGCTACGGTGATTTCTTCGGGCACGGCCTGGGCCACGGCATCGGTCTGGACATCCACGAGGCCCCGCGGCTTTCGCCTCTGGCGGGCCCCGGCGTGCTGGAGCCGGGTCACGTGGTGACGGTCGAGCCGGGCATTTACCTGCCGGGCGTGGGCGGGGTGCGGATCGAGGACGATGTGCTGGTCACCGCTCGGGGCAAACAGGTGCTGACCGACTTGCCCAAATCGCTAGAATCCGCGATCATCTAG
- a CDS encoding S49 family peptidase: MNESNTPPSPNDMGRPPVSTQAMSSPPPPPPGYLPPAYPAPPAQKGVVTKVLTSVVATLFILSILANIYLAFIVFSLTAGASEMEYRSGSSEQRVVIVPIEGGIDAVMEDYVTKSFKALKKSPPAAIVLRIDSGGGGVTASDQIWHTISQFKTDHPDTKIIASFGGVAASGGYYIATPADYIFCEQTGITGSIGVMAQIPALEDMIGLIGVEMNTLVADGSDRKAVANDLFQNWTNEEGELTQAGEMNQQVLKNLLNSAWDRFVQVVDEGRDTLDLDQVRELASGDIFTAQEALDNQLIDDIGYLDDAVDKAIEMAGLPAEDTRVTEVRRGGGGLLGLLGASTSNDGIDVTDLSAEGVRTWMQELGEVKLSYRVQYE; encoded by the coding sequence ATGAATGAATCCAACACGCCACCTTCGCCCAACGACATGGGCCGGCCGCCCGTCTCCACCCAGGCCATGAGCAGCCCGCCGCCGCCGCCCCCGGGCTACCTCCCCCCGGCCTACCCCGCGCCGCCCGCTCAGAAAGGGGTGGTCACCAAGGTGCTGACCTCGGTCGTGGCGACTTTGTTCATCCTCTCGATCCTGGCCAATATCTACTTGGCCTTCATCGTCTTCTCGCTGACTGCCGGGGCGAGCGAAATGGAGTACCGATCCGGTTCGAGTGAGCAGCGTGTGGTCATCGTCCCGATCGAGGGCGGGATCGATGCGGTCATGGAAGACTACGTCACCAAGTCTTTTAAGGCGCTCAAGAAGTCACCGCCCGCGGCGATCGTGCTACGCATCGACTCTGGCGGCGGCGGGGTCACCGCCTCCGATCAGATCTGGCACACGATCAGCCAGTTCAAAACCGACCACCCCGACACCAAGATCATCGCCAGCTTCGGCGGCGTCGCAGCCAGCGGCGGTTACTACATCGCCACCCCCGCGGATTACATCTTCTGCGAGCAGACCGGGATCACCGGCAGCATAGGCGTGATGGCACAGATCCCCGCGCTCGAAGACATGATCGGCCTGATTGGTGTTGAGATGAACACCCTCGTGGCCGACGGCTCGGACCGTAAAGCGGTCGCGAATGACCTGTTCCAAAACTGGACCAATGAAGAAGGCGAATTGACCCAGGCCGGCGAGATGAACCAGCAGGTCCTCAAAAACCTGCTCAACAGTGCGTGGGACCGTTTCGTGCAAGTGGTCGATGAGGGCCGGGACACGCTCGACCTCGACCAGGTCCGGGAGCTGGCTTCGGGCGATATCTTCACCGCTCAGGAGGCCCTGGACAATCAGTTGATCGACGACATCGGCTACCTCGACGACGCCGTGGACAAAGCGATCGAGATGGCGGGGCTGCCCGCCGAGGACACCCGGGTGACGGAGGTCCGCCGCGGCGGCGGGGGGCTCTTGGGCTTGCTGGGAGCCTCGACCTCCAATGATGGAATTGACGTAACCGATCTGTCTGCCGAGGGCGTACGCACCTGGATGCAAGAGCTCGGAGAAGTGAAGCTGTCGTACCGCGTACAGTATGAATAA
- a CDS encoding M48 family metallopeptidase, with product MQLILLGLALAIFMHDTPEFSGLGVVLPLGWLLVCVLVPKAILALGYAWACRRTTRRLGKAGGMRSINRLNRFTALFPLFALASFVLDLWAGLPSWLRGADTPGTTGPRDWVLIDELVVMLPTLGLLVFSYWVYYPIDRRLREATLLTRADQGLPLYPVWTRRQYVTAQIRNHFAMILGPLLVIMAWSETLVKLQTAGHITGTTQLWLMPVGAGVAFLFAPLMIRKLWDTVPLPPGPIRDKLLSMCDRHRVRVSDLLLWRTFGGMINAAVMGLFGRVRFILLSDGLLDQVNEREVEAVMAHELAHVRMRHLWWLLISAAAGVGVLSVLGETLLKLGGDWPAWVQAGLSVVGLVLWALQFGWVSRRIERQADTFGARHMTVVHDERTRATPGETTVEAELPSRAPATLFDEFGVASMIGALQRVADLNHIATNRRSWRHGSIAWRQAYLSSLIGQPLDRPPIDRMMWKINAVSLLLLVGVIVWGVVG from the coding sequence ATGCAACTGATCCTGTTGGGGCTTGCGCTCGCCATCTTCATGCACGACACCCCCGAGTTCTCGGGACTGGGTGTTGTTCTGCCGTTGGGCTGGCTCTTGGTCTGTGTCCTGGTGCCGAAAGCGATTCTCGCCTTGGGCTATGCGTGGGCTTGCCGTCGAACTACACGGCGATTGGGCAAAGCCGGGGGCATGCGTAGCATCAACCGCCTGAATCGCTTCACCGCCCTTTTCCCGCTGTTCGCGCTGGCCAGCTTTGTCCTCGACCTCTGGGCGGGTCTGCCGAGTTGGCTGCGTGGCGCGGACACGCCCGGCACCACGGGCCCGCGAGACTGGGTGCTGATTGATGAACTCGTGGTGATGCTGCCGACGCTGGGGCTGCTGGTGTTTTCGTACTGGGTGTACTACCCGATCGACCGCCGGCTGCGTGAGGCGACGCTGCTCACCCGGGCCGACCAGGGCCTTCCGCTCTACCCGGTCTGGACCCGACGCCAGTACGTCACCGCCCAGATCCGCAACCACTTCGCGATGATCCTCGGCCCGCTGCTGGTGATCATGGCCTGGAGCGAGACGCTGGTGAAACTCCAGACCGCGGGCCACATCACCGGCACCACCCAGCTCTGGCTGATGCCCGTTGGCGCGGGCGTGGCTTTTTTGTTTGCCCCGCTGATGATCCGGAAACTGTGGGACACGGTGCCGTTGCCGCCGGGGCCGATCCGCGACAAGCTGCTGTCGATGTGCGATCGGCACCGCGTCCGGGTGAGCGACCTGCTGCTGTGGCGGACCTTCGGCGGGATGATCAACGCGGCGGTCATGGGCTTGTTCGGCCGGGTGCGATTCATCCTGCTGTCCGACGGGCTGCTGGACCAGGTCAACGAGCGTGAGGTGGAGGCCGTCATGGCCCACGAGTTGGCCCACGTTCGGATGCGTCACCTGTGGTGGCTGCTGATTTCCGCGGCGGCGGGTGTGGGGGTGTTGTCCGTGTTGGGCGAGACGTTGTTGAAGCTCGGCGGCGATTGGCCCGCATGGGTTCAGGCGGGCCTGTCGGTCGTGGGCTTGGTGTTGTGGGCGTTGCAGTTCGGCTGGGTGTCGCGACGGATCGAGCGGCAGGCGGACACCTTCGGAGCCCGGCATATGACCGTGGTCCATGACGAGCGGACGCGGGCCACCCCGGGGGAGACGACGGTTGAAGCCGAGCTGCCCTCCCGAGCCCCCGCGACACTTTTTGACGAGTTCGGCGTGGCTTCGATGATCGGCGCCCTGCAACGCGTCGCGGACCTGAACCACATCGCCACCAACCGACGGAGCTGGCGGCACGGCTCGATCGCGTGGCGACAGGCGTACCTCAGCTCTCTGATCGGACAGCCGCTGGACCGGCCGCCGATCGATCGGATGATGTGGAAGATCAATGCGGTCAGTTTGCTCTTGCTGGTGGGGGTGATCGTTTGGGGGGTGGTGGGTTGA